In Primulina eburnea isolate SZY01 chromosome 5, ASM2296580v1, whole genome shotgun sequence, a single window of DNA contains:
- the LOC140833020 gene encoding glucan endo-1,3-beta-glucosidase 8-like produces the protein MSRSCFFFYLFLVWGVLNDGFVVEGLGVNWGTMASHKLPPKVVVQILQDNGINKAKLFDTDLSTMSALAGTDIEVMVAIPNDQLAAMGSYDRAKEWVKRNITRYNFKGGVNIKYVAVGNEPFLTSYNNSFLNTTFPALQNIQNALSEAGFGDAIKATVPLNADVYGSPVDQPFPSAGRFRTDIIGQMTQIVQFLNQNKAPFTVNIYPFLSLYANEHFPVDYAFFDGVANPIDDKGIPYTNVFDANFDTLVSSLKALGYGDMTIIVGEVGWPTNGDRNANENLALRFYRGLLPRLAANKGTPLRPGYIEVYLFGLIDEDMKSVAPGNFERHWGIFRYDGQPKFPMDLSGQLQDKYLVGAQNVDYLPHKWCMLRPDANDLGKLGENINFACSWSDCTTLGYGSSCNGLDANGNASYAFNMYFQVKNQEDSACYFQGLATVTDQNISQANCNFTIQIASSSSSKLSQVSWAFFTGFVVLMM, from the exons ATGTCAAGATcttgttttttcttttatttatttttggtttGGGGAGTTTTGAATGATGGGTTTGTTGTGGAAGGCCTTGGTGTGAACTGGGGAACAATGGCATCTCACAAGTTGCCTCCCAAGGTGGTGGTGCAAATACTTCAAGACAATGGGATAAACAAGGCGAAACTGTTTGATACAGATCTGTCCACCATGAGTGCCTTGGCTGGTACAGACATAGAAGTCATGGTTGCCATCCCCAATGATCAGCTTGCTGCAATGGGCAGCTATGATCGAGCTAAAGAATGGGTCAAACGCAATATAACGCGCTACAATTTCAAGGGCGGGGTCAATATCAA ATACGTGGCTGTAGGCAACGAGCCTTTCCTAACATCATATAACAACTCATTTCTGAACACAACCTTCCCAGCTCTCCAGAATATTCAGAATGCTCTAAGTGAAGCTGGATTTGGGGATGCCATAAAAGCAACTGTGCCGTTGAATGCTGATGTTTATGGTTCACCGGTTGATCAACCTTTCCCATCTGCTGGAAGATTTCGGACAGATATCATTGGTCAAATGACCCAGATTGTTCAGTTCTTAAACCAAAATAAGGCGCCATTCACTGTAAATATATATCCTTTCTTGAGTCTTTATGCCAACGAACATTTTCCCGTTGATTACGCCTTCTTCGATGGGGTGGCCAATCCCATTGATGATAAAGGAATTCCCTACACCAATGTCTTTGATGCCAACTTTGACACCTTGGTTTCTTCCCTCAAAGCTCTGGGATATGGTGATATGACCATTATTGTTGGGGAGGTGGGGTGGCCAACCAACGGAGACAGGAATGCAAACGAAAATTTGGCTTTGAGGTTTTATAGAGGGCTTTTACCAAGACTTGCTGCTAATAAAGGAACCCCTCTTCGGCCTGGTTATATTGAGGTCTATTTGTTTGGCCTTATTGACGAGGATATGAAAAGTGTAGCTCCAGGTAATTTTGAGCGCCATTGGGGAATCTTTAGGTACGATGGGCAACCTAAGTTTCCTATGGATTTGTCAGGGCAGCTACAAGACAAGTATCTTGTGGGTGCTCAAAATGTAGATTATCTTCCTCACAAATGGTGCATGCTTCGGCCAGATGCCAATGATTTGGGTAAACTTGGTGAGAACATAAATTTTGCATGTTCATGGTCAGACTGCACTACCCTTGGATATGGTTCTTCCTGCAATGGATTGGATGCTAATGGGAATGCTTCATATGCGTTCAATATGTATTTCCAGGTCAAAAATCAAGAAGACTCGGCCTGTTATTTTCAGGGCCTAGCTACGGTGACAGATCAAAATATATCTCAGGCCAACTGCAATTTTACCATTCAGATAGCTTCCTCTTCTTCTTCAAAGTTGTCACAGGTGTCTTGGGCATTTTTTACAGGATTCGTGGTTCTAATGATGTAG
- the LOC140833021 gene encoding DNA-3-methyladenine glycosylase produces the protein MKNKKKTTIAKTKLPTQKCTTKVKLGSQPTSTKTPSMFRSPVLLEKCPLLLAPDFYQVDALDLAPRLLGKHLKKDDVVLQITEVEAYRPNDSACHGRFGITARTAPVFGAGGHAYIYLCYGMHNMLNVVADKEGNGAAVLIRACAPVCGLETITQRRGLKTEKPVLLTGPGKVGQALGLSPEWSSHPLFTPGGLELLDGPDPEKIVVGPRVGIDYALPEHVSAPWRFAIAGTQWISAPKNTLRPMT, from the exons atgaaaaacaagaagaaaacgACAATCGCAAAGACCAAGCTTCCCACCCAAAAATGCACAACTAAAGTCAAACTAGGATCGCAGCCCACCAGCACCAAAACGCCCTCAATGTTCAGATCTCCAGTTTTATTGGAGAAGTGCCCATTACTTTTAGCTCCGGATTTCTACCAAGTTGACGCCCTTGACCTCGCGCCACGGTTGCTTGGCAAGCACCTCAAGAAAGACGATGTTGTTCTTCAGATTACTGAG GTTGAAGCTTACAGGCCAAATGACTCAGCTTGCCATGGTAGATTTGGCATTACTGCTAGGACAGCTCCTGTT TTTGGAGCAGGAGGGCATGCGTATATATACCTTTGCTATGGTATGCATAACATGCTCAATGTGGTGGCTGACAAGGAAGGAAATGGTGCAGCAGTACTCATTCGTGCCTGTGCTCCAGTCTGTG GACTGGAAACCATTACGCAGCGCCGTGGTTTAAAGACTGAGAAGCCCGTACTTCTGACAGGCCCTGGAAAA GTCGGTCAGGCGTTAGGATTATCACCGGAGTGGTCTAGTCATCCTCTCTTCACTCCAG GTGGTTTAGAGCTCTTGGATGGACCAGATCCAGAAAAGATAGTCGTTGGTCCGAGAGTTGGGATTGATTATGCTTTACCCGAGCATGTCAGTGCACCATGGAGATTTGCAATAGCTGGTACTCAATGGATAAGTGCACCTAAAAACACTCTTAGACCTATGACATGA